Proteins co-encoded in one Cucurbita pepo subsp. pepo cultivar mu-cu-16 chromosome LG15, ASM280686v2, whole genome shotgun sequence genomic window:
- the LOC111811132 gene encoding uncharacterized protein LOC111811132 produces MRFFRKIAGILGLSKDDAHDVKHEDEDVDSDNQARRGFSVPAQVAVNRPQPGPVLLPSTSRDGGVQGLTWYAKRLRVDEDGDVAEQFLDEVLPEIPASTTDHHKAFPRFQINNRNRPAKVEKQVILQEGKLQQCIEHQGRLLLV; encoded by the exons ATGCGGTTCTTCAGGAAGATTGCAGGAATTCTAGGGCTTTCCAAGGACGATGCTCACGACGTCAAGCACGAAGATGAAGACGTTGATTCCGATAATCAGGCTCGGCGGGGCTTTAGCGTCCCAGCTCAGGTCGCTGTCAATCGTCCGCAACCCGGTCCTGTTCTTCTTCCCTCTACTTCACGTGATGGTGGAGTTCAG GGTTTAACATGGTATGCTAAGCGCCTTCGAGTTGATGAAGATGGAGATGTAGCCGAACAGTTCCTGGATGAGGTCTTACCTGAGATACCAGCCAGTACTACAGACCATCACAAGGCGTTTCCTCGATTTCAGATAAATAATAGAAACAGACCAGCTAAAGTAGAGAAGCAGGTTATATTGCAGGAAGGTAAACTTCAACAGTGTATTGAACATCAAGGTAGATTGCTATTGGTatga
- the LOC111776227 gene encoding AP-2 complex subunit mu-like translates to MPVAASAIYFLNLRGDVLINRLYRDDVGGNMVDAFRTHIMQTKELGTCPVRQIGGCSFFYMRISNVYIVIVVSSNANVACAFKFVVEAVALFKSYFGGAFDEDAIRNNFVLIYELLDEIMDFGYPQNLSPEILKLYITQEGVRSPFSSKPSDKPVPNATLQVTGAVGWRREGLVYKKNEVFLDIVESVNLLMSSKGSVLRCDVTGKILMKCFLSGMPDLKLGLNDKIGLEKESQMKSRPNKSGKTIELDDVTFHQCVNLTRFNSEKTVSFVPPDGEFELMKYRITEGVNLPFRVLPTIKELGRTHMEVNVKVKSVFGAKMFALGVVIKIPVPKQTAKTSFQVTSGRAKYNASIDCIVWKIRKFPGQTEPTMSAEVELISTITERKAWTRPPIQMEFQVPMFTASGLRVRFLKVWEKSGYNTVEWVRYITKAGSYEIRC, encoded by the exons ATGCCAGTGGCTGCTTCCGCCATTTACTTCCTCAATCTCCGAGGGGATGTTCTCATTAATCGTCTCTACCGTGACGATGTCGG CGGAAATATGGTGGATGCCTTCCGAACACATATAATGCAAACAAAAGAACTTGGCACGTGCCCGGTGAGGCAGATTGGTGGTTGCTCTTTCTTTTACATGAGAATTAGCAATGTATACATTGTGATTGTTGTAAGCAGCAATGCAAATGTAGCTTGTGCATTCAAGTTCGTGGTTGAG GCTGTTGCACTGTTCAAATCTTATTTTGGTGGGGCTTTCGATGAAGATGCAATTCGAAacaattttgttcttatttacGAGCTTTTGGATG AAATAATGGATTTCGGTTACCCACAAAACCTCTCACCTGAAATTCTAAAACTATATATCACTCAGGAAGGAGTTCGCTCGCCATTCTCTTCCAAG CCTTCAGATAAACCTGTCCCAAATGCAACTTTACAAGTCACAGGTGCTGTCGGTTGGCGAAGGGAAGGCcttgtatataaaaaaaatgag GTCTTTTTGGATATTGTTGAAAGTGTAAACCTTCTGATGTCTTCAAAAG GTAGCGTTCTACGTTGTGACGTTACCGGGAAGATTCTTATGAAGTGCTTTCTTTCTGGAATGCCTGATCTAAAGTTGGGTTTAAATGATAAGATTGGACTTGAGAAAGAGTCGCAAATGAAGTCCCGTCCAAATAAGAG TGGTAAAACAATTGAGCTTGATGATGTTACTTTTCATCAATGTGTAAATTTGACGAGGTTTAACTCGGAGAAGACGGTCAGCTTTGTGCCACCCGATGGCGAATTTGAATTGATGAA ATATCGTATTACTGAGGGTGTTAATCTTCCATTTCGAGTACTCCCAACAATTAAGGAGCTTGGTAGGACACATATGGAAGTTAATGTTAAG GTGAAGAGTGTCTTCGGTGCGAAAATGTTTGCTCTTGGCGTGGTCATTAAAATTCCCGTTCCAAAGCAGACAGCTAAAACTAGTTTCCAAGTGACATCCGGTCGAGCCAAGTACAATGCCTCGATCGACTGCATTGTGTGGAA GATCAGAAAATTCCCTGGACAAACGGAACCAACCATGAGCGCAGAAGTCGAGCTGATTTCTACGATAACTGAAAGGAAGGCTTGGACACGGCCACCAATTCAGATGGAGTTTCAG GTTCCCATGTTCACGGCATCTGGTTTACGAGTTCGTTTCCTAAAg GTGTGGGAGAAGAGTGGTTACAACACAGTCGAATGGGTTCGTTACATAACTAAAGCTGGATCGTACGAGATCCGATGTTAG
- the LOC111776226 gene encoding 7-deoxyloganetin glucosyltransferase-like — translation MGSISKTSKPHVVCVPFPAQGHINPMLKLAKLLHHRGFHVTFVNTEYNHRRLLNSRGLNSVDGLLDFQFRTIPDGLPFSNANSTQDVPSLCQSTSKNCLAPLCDLISELNSIIDVPPVSCIVGDAIMSFCMLAANKFKIPHALFWTASACGYFGYLRYCEPIKHGLVPLEDLENTIEWTQGLKSIRLRDLPSFLLTTDPDDIMLNFINQEMSRCREASAIILNTYDSLEHDAVDSLSSILPPLYIVGPLHLLVNQIDDENLRAIDSNLWVEDMDCIEWLNSNEPNSVVYVNFGSTTVMTEEQLIEFAWGLADSEKPFLWITRPDIIVGDSAILPVEFVTRTKDRSLIANWCCQEQVLSHPSVGGFLTHSGWNSSLESICAGVSMISWPFFAEQQTNCRYCCTEWGIGMEIDSNVRRNDVEELVRELMDGEKGMKMKKNVMDLKSKAEEAYKLGGYASKQLEKLINDVLLQNS, via the exons ATGGGTTCAATCTCCAAAACTAGTAAGCCACATGTTGTATGTGTCCCATTTCCAGCCCAAGGCCATATCAACCCTATGCTAAAGCTGGCTAAGCTTCTCCACCATAGAGGTTTCCATGTAACGTTCGTCAACACCGAGTACAATCATAGACGTCTGCTTAACTCGAGAGGCCTGAACTCGGTTGATGGCTTACTAGATTTTCAGTTTAGAACCATTCCCGATGGCCTTCCCTTCTCCAATGCGAATTCTACCCAAGATGTACCTTCCCTTTGCCAATCCACCTCCAAGAATTGCTTAGCTCCTTTGTGTGATCTTATTTCTGAGCTTAATTCGATCATTGATGTCCCGCCGGTTAGCTGTATTGTTGGAGATGCTATCATGTCTTTCTGTATGTTGGCGGCTAATAAGTTTAAAATCCCTCATGCTTTATTCTGGACGGCTAGTGCTTGTGGCTACTTTGGTTACTTGCGTTATTGTGAGCCGATTAAGCATGGGTTGGTACCACTTGAAG ACTTGGAGAATACGATAGAATGGACTCAGGGACTGAAAAGTATACGTTTGAGGGACCTGCCTAGCTTTCTTCTTACAACGGATCCAGATGATATCATGCTAAATTTTATCAATCAAGAAATGAGTAGATGTCGAGAAGCTTCGGCGATTATATTAAACACATATGATTCGCTTGAACACGATGCTGTAGATTCTCTTTCTTCTATACTTCCTCCTCTTTACATAGTTGGTCCACTTCACTTGCTTGTCAACCAAATAGACGATGAAAATCTAAGAGCAATAGATTCAAATCTTTGGGTCGAGGATATGGATTGCATCGAGTGGCTTAACTCAAACGAACCCAACTCAGTGGTTTACGTAAATTTTGGTAGTACAACAGTGATGACTGAAGAGCAACTAATTGAGTTTGCATGGGGATTAGCGGATAGTGAAAAGCCGTTCTTATGGATTACAAGACCCGATATAATCGTGGGAGATTCAGCCATTTTGCCTGTTGAATTTGTAACACGAACCAAAGATAGAAGCTTGATAGCAAATTGGTGTTGTCAAGAACAAGTGTTGAGCCATCCATCTGTGGGAGGGTTTCTAACACATAGTGGATGGAATTCGAGTCTTGAAAGTATATGCGCTGGAGTGTCGATGATCTCGTGGCCTTTCTTCGCCGAACAACAAACGAATTGTCGTTATTGTTGCACCGAGTGGGGCATTGGGATGGAAATCGATAGCAATGTTCGAAGAAATGATGTCGAGGAGCTTGTGAGAGAGCTAATGGATGGTgaaaagggtatgaaaatgaagaagaatgtTATGGATTTGAAGAGCAAAGCTGAAGAAGCGTATAAACTTGGTGGATATGCTTCCAAGCAATTGGAAAAACTCATCAATGATGTTCTTCTACAAAATTCTTAA
- the LOC111811385 gene encoding DNA repair protein XRCC4 isoform X1, whose product MDAIRHTCLKLQVPTDAQPDGRVSIFVKGTWYPHRFDLSITDGLNAWTCHATEDEVRLRAEQWDQEPSDYVSLAERYLGFQQPDSVYGFADVGNGDKRLSWTFNKEGMKLEWRWKCRQASDNKTTTAGILDFLMDANIRLSEEVVRKTQSFEKLKVESEKCLAQSERICEEKVEFETALYAKFLNVLNTKKAKLREYRDQFPKQTTTSSKLKQDDEYSDKTESFDDDSDAEKN is encoded by the exons ATGGACGCGATCAGACACACATGCCTGAAGCTTCAAGTACCAACCGACGCGCAACCGGACGGAAGAGTCTCCATCTTCGTTAAAGGCACTTGGTATCCGCACCGCTTCGATCTCTCCATCACCGACGGCCTCAACGCTTGGACGTGCCATG CGACGGAGGACGAGGTTCGGTTGCGCGCTGAACAATGGGACCAAGAACCGTCGGACTATGTGTCCTTGGCCGAGCGCTATTTAGGGTTTCAGCAGCCTGATTCGGTCTATGGCTTTGCCGATGTTGGAAATGGGGACAAGAGG CTTTCTTGGACATTTAACAAAGAAGGGATGAAGTTAGAATGGCGTTGGAAATGTCGACAGGCATCGGATAATAAGACTACTACAGCAGGAATATTGGACTTTCTCATGGATGCAAACATAAGGCTGAGC GAAGAGGTTGTGAGAAAAACTCAATCATTTGAGAAGCTGAAAGTGGAGTCTGAGAAGTGTTTGGCTCAGAGCGAGAGGatttgtgaagaaaaggtgGAGTTTGAAACTGCACTATATGCAAAG TTTCTAAATGTCTTGAATACAAAGAAGGCAAAACTTAGAGAGTACAGAGATCAGTTTCCAAAACAGACCACAACTAGCAGCAAACTTAAACAAGATGATGAGTACTCTGATAAAACCGAATCGTTTGACGATGATAGCGATGCCGAAAAGAATTGA
- the LOC111811385 gene encoding DNA repair protein XRCC4 isoform X2 — MDAIRHTCLKLQVPTDAQPDGRVSIFVKGTWYPHRFDLSITDGLNAWTCHATEDEVRLRAEQWDQEPSDYVSLAERYLGFQQPDSVYGFADVGNGDKREEVVRKTQSFEKLKVESEKCLAQSERICEEKVEFETALYAKFLNVLNTKKAKLREYRDQFPKQTTTSSKLKQDDEYSDKTESFDDDSDAEKN, encoded by the exons ATGGACGCGATCAGACACACATGCCTGAAGCTTCAAGTACCAACCGACGCGCAACCGGACGGAAGAGTCTCCATCTTCGTTAAAGGCACTTGGTATCCGCACCGCTTCGATCTCTCCATCACCGACGGCCTCAACGCTTGGACGTGCCATG CGACGGAGGACGAGGTTCGGTTGCGCGCTGAACAATGGGACCAAGAACCGTCGGACTATGTGTCCTTGGCCGAGCGCTATTTAGGGTTTCAGCAGCCTGATTCGGTCTATGGCTTTGCCGATGTTGGAAATGGGGACAAGAGG GAAGAGGTTGTGAGAAAAACTCAATCATTTGAGAAGCTGAAAGTGGAGTCTGAGAAGTGTTTGGCTCAGAGCGAGAGGatttgtgaagaaaaggtgGAGTTTGAAACTGCACTATATGCAAAG TTTCTAAATGTCTTGAATACAAAGAAGGCAAAACTTAGAGAGTACAGAGATCAGTTTCCAAAACAGACCACAACTAGCAGCAAACTTAAACAAGATGATGAGTACTCTGATAAAACCGAATCGTTTGACGATGATAGCGATGCCGAAAAGAATTGA
- the LOC111776237 gene encoding uncharacterized protein LOC111776237, translating into MDSGGILGFQYGIVQAPLGPDISGPELVAAVANAGGLGLLRSPDWESPDYVRELIRKTRALTDKPFGVGVILAFPHEQNLKAILDEKVAVLQVYWGECSKALVDQAHSAGVKIIPQVGSVEEASKAVDVGVDAIIVQGREAGGHVIGQEGLISILPRVVDIVGNEDIPIIAAGGISDSRGYVAALALGARGVCLGTRFVATEESHAHPAYKRKLVELDATDYTNIFGRARWPGAPQRVLQTPFYDDWKSLPANENESNQPVIGRSTINGLDIDVRRFAGTVPNATTKGDIESMAMYAGQGVGLIKEILPAGEVVRKLVEGAQHLIQTHLSSFVHKD; encoded by the exons ATGGATTCTGGAGGGATTCTCGGTTTCCAATACGGCATAGTTCAGGCTCCGCTTGGACCTGATATCTCCGGTCCTGAGCTTGTTGCTGCGGTCGCCAATGCCGGCGGACTCGGTCTTCTCAGATCCCCCGATTGG GAATCGCCTGATTATGTACGAGAATTGATACGGAAGACCCGAGCATTAACAGATAAACCATTTGGAGTAGGTGTAATTTTAGCATTTCCCCATGAGCAAAATCTAAAGGCCATATTAGATGAGAAAGTAGCAGTTCTGCAAGTTTACTGGGGAGAATGTTCAAAGGCTCTTGTGGACCAAGCTCATTCTGCTGGGGTGAAAATTATTCCACAA GTTGGGAGCGTCGAAGAAGCAAGCAAAGCAGTTGATGTTGGTGTTGATGCAATAATCGTGCAAGGTCGGGAAGCGGGAGGGCATGTTATTGGTCAA GAAGGTTTGATTTCCATCTTACCAAGGGTAGTTGATATTGTTGGGAATGAAGATATACCTATAATTGCAGCTGGTGGTATTTCAGATTCTCGAGGTTATGTTGCTGCCCTGGCCCTGGGCGCTCGTGGTGTCTGCCTCGGAACTAG ATTTGTTGCTACTGAAGAAAGCCATGCTCACCCTGCATACAAGAGGAAGTTGGTAGAACTGGACGCAACTGATTATACGAACATTTTTGGGCGTGCAAGATGGCCCGGCGCACCCCAGCGTGTTCTACAGACACCCTTTTACGATGATTGGAAGTCGCTTCCTGCCAACGAAAACGAAAGCAATCAGCCTGTCATTGGCCGCTCAACAATTAATGGCTTG GACATAGATGTACGGCGCTTCGCAGGAACCGTGCCAAACGCAACGACAAAAGGCGACATCGAGAGCATGGCAATGTATGCGGGGCAAGGAGTAGGACTAATCAAGGAGATACTACCAGCAGGAGAAGTGGTAAGAAAGCTGGTTGAAGGTGCTCAACATCTGATCCAAACACATTTGAGTAGTTTTGTTCATAAAGATTGA